A portion of the Stella humosa genome contains these proteins:
- a CDS encoding ABC transporter permease: MTVADAAAPAAPAGPSLLRRLLRHRLFLTGSILFGLMLLMAVFADLIQAAAPERMHYRFRFQNPSWQFPLGTDNFGRDLWSRLVHGARLSLGIGFAVVVMTGIAGTFIGLVAGYFRRLDEPLMRVMDALMAFPAILLAIAIAAALGPSAINAVIALAVVYTPRTARIVRSTVLVVREMEYVQAALAFGARHRWIILRHVLPNSLAPLIVQLTFIFAYAVLAESILSFLGVGPPPPTPTWGNMIAEGKDYLREAPLLALFPGLAVMLTALGLNILGDGLRDVLDPRLRVQHD; encoded by the coding sequence ATGACCGTCGCTGACGCCGCCGCCCCCGCCGCGCCGGCGGGACCCAGCCTGCTGCGCCGGCTGCTGCGCCATCGCCTGTTCCTGACCGGCTCCATCCTGTTCGGGCTGATGCTGCTGATGGCGGTCTTCGCCGACCTGATCCAGGCCGCCGCGCCCGAGCGCATGCACTACCGCTTCCGCTTCCAGAACCCGAGCTGGCAGTTCCCGCTCGGCACCGACAATTTTGGCCGCGACCTGTGGAGCCGGCTGGTGCACGGCGCCCGCCTGTCGCTAGGCATCGGCTTTGCCGTCGTCGTGATGACGGGTATCGCCGGCACCTTCATCGGCCTGGTCGCGGGCTACTTCCGCCGGCTCGACGAGCCGTTGATGCGGGTGATGGACGCGCTCATGGCCTTTCCGGCGATCCTGCTGGCAATCGCGATTGCCGCCGCCCTGGGGCCGTCGGCCATCAACGCGGTGATCGCGCTGGCCGTCGTCTATACGCCGCGCACGGCCCGCATCGTGCGCTCCACCGTGCTGGTGGTGCGCGAGATGGAGTATGTGCAGGCCGCCCTGGCCTTCGGCGCGCGGCACCGCTGGATCATCCTGCGACACGTTTTGCCCAACAGCTTGGCCCCCTTGATCGTCCAGCTCACCTTCATCTTCGCCTATGCGGTGCTGGCGGAATCGATCCTGAGTTTCCTCGGCGTCGGCCCGCCGCCGCCCACCCCGACCTGGGGCAACATGATCGCCGAGGGCAAGGACTACCTGCGCGAGGCGCCCCTGCTGGCGCTGTTCCCGGGGCTGGCGGTGATGTTGACCGCGCTCGGCCTCAACATCCTGGGCGACGGCCTGCGTGACGTGCTCGACCCCCGGCTGCGGGTGCAGCATGACTGA
- a CDS encoding ABC transporter permease, protein MGEFILRRLLAAIPVLLIVTLIAASIMQLVPGDPAAVIAGQGASDAEVAQVRAQLGLDRSFPVRLAEWYVGLARGDLGHSLMLNRSVGQAILERVPVTLALSGVALLLTVLIGVPAGVLAALRPNSWVDQLVLTLALVGVSVPNFWLSLMLIVLFGVIVEWFPTGGYVPFADDPVQWARSLVLPSISLALLQIGLLARITRATMLEVLRNDYVRTARAKGLPRRMVVGKHALKNVMIPVVTVIGISFGLLLSGSVVIETVYSIPGMGRLLATAIFSRDYPVIQGGLLVTAATLVLLNLVVDLLYAALDPRVTYDRR, encoded by the coding sequence ATGGGTGAGTTCATCCTCCGCCGCCTGCTGGCGGCGATCCCGGTCCTGCTGATCGTCACACTGATCGCGGCCTCGATCATGCAACTCGTGCCGGGCGACCCGGCGGCCGTCATCGCCGGCCAGGGGGCGTCCGATGCCGAGGTGGCCCAGGTCCGCGCCCAGCTCGGGCTCGACCGGTCGTTCCCCGTGCGGCTGGCCGAATGGTATGTCGGGCTGGCCCGCGGCGATCTCGGCCATTCGCTGATGCTGAACCGCAGCGTCGGCCAGGCGATCCTGGAGCGGGTGCCGGTGACGCTGGCGCTGTCGGGCGTGGCGCTGCTGCTGACCGTGCTGATCGGCGTGCCGGCCGGCGTGCTGGCCGCACTGCGCCCGAACAGTTGGGTTGATCAGCTTGTCCTGACGCTGGCGCTGGTCGGGGTGTCGGTGCCGAACTTCTGGCTCAGCCTGATGCTGATCGTGCTGTTCGGCGTCATCGTCGAATGGTTTCCGACCGGCGGCTACGTGCCGTTCGCCGACGATCCGGTGCAGTGGGCGCGCAGCCTGGTGCTGCCGTCGATCTCTCTGGCGCTGTTGCAGATCGGCCTGCTCGCGCGCATCACCCGGGCGACGATGCTGGAGGTGCTGCGCAACGACTATGTCCGCACCGCGCGGGCGAAGGGCCTGCCGCGGCGCATGGTGGTGGGCAAGCATGCGCTGAAGAACGTGATGATCCCGGTCGTCACCGTGATCGGCATCTCCTTCGGCCTGCTGCTGTCGGGCTCGGTCGTGATCGAGACGGTCTATTCCATTCCCGGCATGGGCCGGCTGCTGGCGACCGCCATCTTCAGCCGCGACTATCCGGTGATCCAGGGCGGGCTGCTGGTGACGGCGGCGACGCTGGTGCTCCTCAATCTCGTCGTCGACCTGCTCTATGCCGCGCTCGACCCGCGGGTGACCTATGACCGTCGCTGA